One window of the Labilibaculum sp. genome contains the following:
- a CDS encoding PAS domain S-box protein — protein MNNSMFLSLIQNTAILLSFSMLYDYLWVRRTGVKSIWEQLLAGGIVGAICVVLMLSSWEMALGVVFDTRSVILSISGLFFGAIPTIIAILIAGTYRFILGGEGMFMGIAVIISSGLIGVLWKQIWTKIGVKSYWLKYLLLGVAVHLAMISCSVFLPSEKVMPTLLQIFWPLLTIYPFGNMLLGLFMNRQLQNRANEIALSRTEEKYSRLYESMNDAFVVLDMDANVIEFNTAYREMLGYSSDELLHMNCHDLTPLKWLEFDQKIMEEEVLVSGSSRVYEKECIRKDGSLIPVELRIYLLKDETGKPKGFWAMVRDISLRKNTMALVENERAHLKILIETVPEMIWLKDLNGVYLSCNRNFEKFNGLKKDALIGKSDYDFYPREIADFYLEKDLEVLNSKKSVRFTNWAVSASTGNRILTETIKTPMYDVEGNLLGVLGVSRDITDIKLAERELLKAKEKAEESDKLKSIFLANMSHEIRTPMNAIMGFSELLVDSELDDVEKSQYINIIQNSGNRLLQLIDDIVDISKLELDQVAVHKVETNLHELFVSSIEVVKRGVLLESKPNIELVLNLPEEYERLSVFTDANRFHQILDNLLNNAIKFSEVGKVEVGYSFREYLAHTVIEVYVKDEGCGIPKNRHDIIFERFRQGDEEHFTDGTGLGLSISRGLIELLGGEIWFESEVGKGSTFYFTLPYSKNETIGVEDVQIVTRKESLSKKSVLIAEEDYNSFLYLQKLFEDEDVTVSHASNENIMIDMLNKTVPDLLILDMNIQSKSTIDCLALIKNRSQDIKVIAQTAYAVKGEKERYVDAGCHGYITMPITKNDFLTEVKRVLN, from the coding sequence ATGAATAATTCCATGTTTTTAAGTTTGATACAGAATACTGCAATATTGCTTTCGTTTAGTATGTTGTATGATTATTTGTGGGTGAGAAGAACTGGTGTTAAGTCCATATGGGAGCAATTATTGGCAGGAGGAATTGTAGGCGCTATATGTGTTGTTCTTATGCTTTCTTCGTGGGAAATGGCGCTTGGAGTCGTTTTTGATACACGTTCAGTTATCCTTTCTATTTCCGGGTTATTTTTTGGTGCAATTCCTACTATTATTGCAATTCTAATTGCGGGTACTTATCGTTTTATTTTAGGCGGAGAAGGAATGTTTATGGGAATTGCGGTAATAATCAGTTCTGGTTTAATAGGTGTTTTATGGAAACAGATATGGACTAAAATAGGCGTAAAATCTTATTGGTTGAAATATTTACTTTTAGGAGTTGCCGTTCATTTGGCGATGATCAGTTGCTCTGTATTTTTGCCTTCAGAAAAAGTCATGCCAACTCTGCTGCAAATTTTCTGGCCTTTGTTAACGATTTATCCATTTGGAAATATGTTGTTGGGGTTATTCATGAACAGACAGTTGCAAAACAGGGCTAATGAAATCGCATTAAGTAGAACAGAGGAAAAATATTCGCGTTTGTACGAAAGTATGAACGATGCATTTGTTGTTTTGGATATGGATGCAAATGTGATCGAATTTAACACAGCATACCGGGAAATGCTTGGTTACTCCTCTGACGAGTTGCTGCATATGAATTGTCATGATTTAACCCCCTTAAAATGGCTTGAATTTGATCAGAAAATAATGGAAGAAGAGGTTCTCGTATCCGGAAGTTCCAGAGTATATGAAAAGGAGTGTATAAGAAAAGATGGAAGTTTGATTCCTGTTGAACTGCGTATCTATTTGTTGAAGGACGAAACAGGCAAACCCAAGGGATTTTGGGCCATGGTCCGCGATATTTCTTTGCGTAAAAATACCATGGCGTTGGTTGAAAATGAAAGAGCTCATCTAAAAATACTGATAGAAACTGTGCCTGAAATGATTTGGTTAAAGGATCTCAATGGAGTTTATCTGTCTTGTAACCGAAACTTCGAAAAATTTAATGGTTTAAAGAAAGATGCTCTTATTGGCAAATCAGACTATGATTTTTATCCGCGGGAGATCGCTGATTTTTATTTGGAAAAAGATTTGGAGGTTTTAAATAGCAAAAAGAGTGTTCGTTTTACCAATTGGGCCGTTTCTGCCAGCACTGGAAATAGAATTCTAACTGAGACGATTAAAACTCCAATGTATGATGTTGAGGGAAATTTACTGGGAGTTCTTGGTGTTTCAAGAGATATTACAGATATAAAGTTAGCTGAAAGAGAACTATTGAAGGCGAAAGAAAAGGCTGAGGAAAGTGATAAGTTGAAATCAATTTTTCTCGCCAATATGAGTCACGAGATACGTACTCCCATGAATGCAATTATGGGGTTTTCTGAATTGCTTGTTGATTCAGAATTGGATGATGTTGAAAAATCTCAGTACATAAATATCATTCAAAATTCAGGGAATAGACTCCTGCAGCTTATTGATGATATTGTTGATATTTCCAAATTGGAATTGGATCAGGTGGCGGTGCATAAAGTGGAAACCAATTTGCACGAATTATTTGTAAGCAGTATAGAGGTGGTTAAAAGGGGAGTGTTGTTGGAAAGTAAGCCCAATATCGAGTTGGTTTTGAATTTACCTGAAGAGTATGAAAGACTATCTGTTTTCACAGATGCTAATCGGTTTCATCAAATTCTGGATAATTTGCTTAATAATGCAATCAAATTTTCAGAAGTGGGTAAGGTGGAAGTTGGATATAGTTTTAGGGAATATTTGGCACATACAGTAATTGAAGTATATGTGAAAGATGAAGGCTGCGGAATACCTAAAAATAGGCATGATATCATTTTTGAGCGTTTCAGACAAGGAGATGAAGAACATTTTACTGATGGAACAGGATTAGGTTTAAGCATATCAAGAGGACTTATTGAGCTTCTGGGGGGTGAAATTTGGTTTGAATCGGAAGTCGGGAAAGGAAGTACTTTTTATTTTACACTACCATATTCTAAAAACGAAACGATTGGTGTTGAGGATGTGCAAATTGTAACACGCAAGGAGTCACTAAGTAAAAAATCGGTATTAATTGCAGAGGAGGATTACAATTCATTTCTTTACCTGCAAAAATTATTTGAGGATGAAGACGTTACTGTTTCTCATGCTTCAAATGAGAATATCATGATAGACATGTTGAATAAAACAGTGCCGGATTTACTTATTCTGGATATGAACATTCAGAGTAAATCAACAATAGATTGCCTGGCTTTAATAAAAAACAGGAGTCAGGATATAAAAGTGATCGCTCAGACGGCTTATGCTGTAAAAGGGGAGAAAGAACGTTATGTTGATGCAGGATGTCATGGCTATATCACAATGCCAATTACTAAAAATGATTTTTTAACCGAAGTAAAAAGAGTTCTGAATTAA
- a CDS encoding DMT family transporter, with translation MVLSSKFKGSGLALLATISFSNIYIFSKLAMKDVNLSSFGVLWFAFALLYNYLYYYFFTDRKKLSSLPTKSKFILFLIGCSEVISMCAFFLSIKLTENPAVVSFLANTSPIFVIFIGFIFLKIRYNLLAVIGIAVTLGGVVLINYNNTVSDLGSFVTPASLAALIFALFYGISLVLARSEINTIPSTMITVCRSLFLFLGFGLYNLFIFEVPHYTADSLLYISIGSIFGPFLGVTLTFASLKFVDASITTLICTSRSFFIVLGAFIFMNILPDNNQLLGGICIILGIVLITIGDIRTKSY, from the coding sequence ATGGTGCTAAGTAGTAAATTTAAGGGAAGTGGATTGGCTTTATTGGCCACTATCAGTTTTTCAAACATATATATTTTTAGCAAACTGGCGATGAAAGATGTTAACCTGTCCTCGTTTGGGGTGCTGTGGTTTGCCTTTGCCCTGCTATACAATTACCTGTACTACTATTTTTTTACAGACAGAAAAAAACTAAGCTCCTTACCTACAAAATCGAAATTCATTTTATTCCTAATCGGATGCTCCGAAGTCATATCAATGTGTGCTTTCTTTCTCTCGATAAAACTGACCGAAAATCCCGCAGTAGTTTCATTTCTTGCAAATACCAGTCCCATATTTGTAATTTTCATCGGATTTATTTTTTTGAAAATTAGATATAATTTACTGGCTGTAATCGGTATTGCTGTTACTCTTGGTGGCGTTGTTCTAATTAATTACAACAACACTGTTTCTGATTTGGGGAGTTTTGTTACGCCAGCAAGCCTTGCCGCGCTTATTTTTGCACTATTCTATGGAATAAGTCTGGTGCTTGCCCGATCGGAAATTAACACAATTCCCTCTACGATGATTACGGTATGCCGCTCGCTGTTTTTATTTCTGGGATTTGGATTGTATAATCTCTTTATTTTTGAAGTACCACACTACACGGCCGACTCCCTGCTTTACATCAGTATCGGATCCATTTTTGGACCATTTTTAGGTGTAACCCTTACCTTTGCCTCCTTAAAATTTGTCGACGCGTCAATAACCACCTTAATTTGTACATCAAGAAGTTTCTTTATTGTTTTAGGAGCTTTTATTTTTATGAATATTTTGCCTGATAACAATCAGTTACTGGGTGGCATTTGTATCATTTTAGGGATCGTACTCATCACCATTGGAGACATCCGAACAAAATCGTATTAA
- the rodA gene encoding rod shape-determining protein RodA produces MTRKVSLIKNLDWWTIFLYVLLVFLGWINIYAAVYNEEHQSIFDISQRYGKQLMWIGAAFFLAMVILIIEGKFFSAFAYPTYLVMIFLLVAVLIFGREVNGARSWFEIGGIRLQPAEFAKFATCLAISRYISQFNFKIHNFKSLVIAGVILFTPAVLIILQRDAGSALVYIVFVLVLYREGLSGIVLFVGFLSAVLFIITLLLPELYVLLIILGFSFVGLKFMGLRFKQILIGLSAILIAFGLVWGVIKAFQLNVSAYMILIISISLNIIPFLFYIYKERLKNVIWVLLIAVGSLFFTFSVSYLFENVLESHQQERINDLLGIESDPSGAGYNVAQSKIAIGSGGFAGKGFLNGTQTKFKFVPEQSTDFIFCTVGEEWGFVGSTAVLSLLLLLIIRLLFLAERQRSPFSRIYGYGVACILFFHMAINVGMTIGLAPVIGIPLPFFSYGGSSLWAFTILLFVFLRLDANRMELLR; encoded by the coding sequence ATGACAAGAAAGGTAAGTTTAATAAAGAATCTGGATTGGTGGACAATTTTTTTATATGTTCTGCTTGTTTTTCTTGGATGGATAAATATTTACGCGGCAGTATACAACGAGGAACATCAAAGTATTTTTGATATTAGTCAGAGATATGGAAAACAATTAATGTGGATAGGAGCTGCATTCTTTCTCGCGATGGTTATTCTGATAATTGAAGGTAAATTTTTCTCAGCATTCGCTTATCCCACCTATCTGGTCATGATTTTCTTACTTGTTGCCGTACTGATATTTGGAAGGGAGGTTAACGGTGCCAGATCATGGTTTGAGATTGGAGGAATACGTTTACAACCTGCAGAGTTTGCTAAATTTGCAACTTGTTTGGCTATATCCCGATACATAAGCCAGTTTAATTTTAAGATACATAATTTTAAGTCCTTGGTAATAGCAGGAGTAATTTTATTTACCCCGGCTGTTTTAATAATATTGCAACGGGATGCCGGATCGGCTTTGGTATATATCGTTTTCGTATTGGTGTTGTATAGGGAAGGACTTTCAGGAATTGTTCTATTTGTAGGATTTTTATCGGCAGTGCTGTTTATAATAACTCTTCTTTTGCCCGAGTTGTATGTGCTTTTAATTATTTTAGGATTTTCTTTTGTAGGACTGAAATTTATGGGGCTTCGGTTCAAGCAAATATTAATTGGCCTGTCAGCGATACTTATTGCTTTTGGTTTGGTTTGGGGGGTAATTAAGGCCTTTCAATTGAATGTTTCCGCCTATATGATATTAATAATATCAATAAGTTTAAATATTATACCCTTCTTATTTTACATTTATAAAGAACGGCTTAAGAATGTTATTTGGGTTTTGCTGATTGCTGTTGGCAGCTTGTTTTTTACATTTTCGGTGAGTTATTTGTTTGAAAATGTTTTAGAATCTCATCAGCAAGAACGTATAAACGACTTATTAGGAATTGAGTCAGATCCTTCCGGTGCGGGATATAATGTGGCTCAATCAAAAATTGCAATTGGATCCGGAGGATTTGCAGGAAAAGGATTTTTGAATGGAACACAAACGAAATTCAAATTTGTTCCTGAACAAAGTACCGATTTTATTTTCTGTACCGTAGGCGAAGAATGGGGATTTGTTGGTTCTACTGCAGTTTTATCACTTCTATTACTATTAATAATTCGTTTGTTGTTTTTGGCTGAAAGGCAGCGATCTCCTTTTAGTAGGATATATGGCTATGGAGTAGCTTGTATATTGTTTTTTCATATGGCAATAAATGTTGGCATGACAATTGGCCTTGCCCCGGTTATAGGAATTCCTTTGCCATTCTTTAGTTATGGTGGATCTTCCTTGTGGGCCTTTACAATTTTGTTGTTCGTATTTCTTCGTTTAGATGCCAATCGTATGGAGTTGCTGCGGTAA
- a CDS encoding cyclic 2,3-diphosphoglycerate synthase, with product MAKKNVIIIGAAGRDFHNFNTYFRDNSEYNVVAFTAAQIPDIDGRKYPAELAGSLYPAGIPIYAEEDLVKLIKEHCVDDCVFSYSDVPYKKVMNVSAIVNAAGSNFKLLGPGDTMIKSHKPTIAVVATRTGCGKSQTSRKVIEELMDKGLKVIAIRHPMPYGDLVAQKVQRFATVEDLKKHNCTVEEMEEYEPHVTRGNIIYAGVDYEAIVRAAEEDPDGCDVILWDGGNNDFSFYKPDLTITVADPHRPGAEMNYYPGEVNLRLADVVVINKMDSAVPEGIQTVRENIALANPNAIVIDGASPISVDHPELIRGKRVLIVEDGPTLTHGEMKIGAGTIAARKFGAAEEIDARPYLVGKLKETYEIYPNIGNILPAMGYSDQQLKDLETTINSSDCDSVIIGTPIDLNRIINIKKPTTRVYYDLEEIGYPKLSHVINQFTEKFHLNKEMA from the coding sequence ATGGCTAAAAAGAATGTCATTATTATTGGTGCTGCAGGTCGTGATTTTCACAATTTCAACACTTACTTTAGAGACAACTCAGAGTACAATGTAGTTGCATTTACTGCAGCTCAGATTCCTGATATTGATGGGAGAAAATATCCTGCAGAATTGGCCGGATCATTATATCCTGCGGGAATTCCAATTTATGCAGAAGAGGATTTGGTTAAATTGATTAAAGAACATTGTGTAGATGATTGTGTTTTTTCTTATTCGGATGTTCCGTATAAAAAAGTAATGAATGTTAGTGCGATTGTTAATGCTGCCGGTTCTAACTTTAAACTGTTAGGACCTGGTGATACTATGATAAAAAGCCATAAGCCTACTATTGCGGTCGTAGCAACAAGAACTGGTTGTGGTAAATCACAAACATCGAGAAAGGTTATTGAAGAATTAATGGATAAAGGATTAAAGGTGATTGCAATACGTCATCCAATGCCTTATGGGGATTTGGTTGCTCAAAAAGTACAGCGTTTTGCAACTGTAGAAGACTTGAAAAAACACAATTGTACTGTTGAGGAAATGGAGGAATATGAACCACATGTTACTCGTGGGAATATAATTTACGCCGGTGTTGATTATGAGGCGATAGTTCGTGCTGCTGAGGAAGATCCGGATGGATGTGATGTTATTTTATGGGATGGTGGTAATAATGATTTCTCTTTTTACAAACCAGATTTAACAATTACAGTGGCAGATCCTCATCGTCCGGGAGCTGAAATGAATTACTATCCGGGAGAAGTTAATCTCCGGTTGGCTGATGTTGTTGTTATTAATAAAATGGATTCAGCAGTTCCGGAAGGAATTCAAACAGTCCGGGAAAATATTGCATTGGCAAATCCAAACGCAATTGTAATTGATGGTGCTTCACCAATCTCCGTTGATCATCCTGAATTGATTCGCGGTAAACGTGTTTTAATAGTAGAAGATGGACCAACTTTAACTCATGGTGAAATGAAGATTGGTGCAGGTACAATTGCGGCCCGCAAATTTGGCGCCGCCGAAGAAATTGATGCCCGACCCTATCTTGTAGGTAAGTTGAAAGAAACCTACGAAATTTATCCAAATATTGGCAATATTTTACCCGCTATGGGTTACTCAGACCAACAACTTAAAGACTTGGAAACAACTATTAATAGCAGTGATTGCGATTCTGTTATTATTGGAACACCAATAGATTTAAATAGAATTATCAATATTAAAAAACCAACTACCCGGGTTTATTATGATTTAGAAGAAATTGGGTATCCAAAATTATCTCATGTAATAAATCAATTTACTGAGAAGTTTCATCTGAATAAGGAAATGGCTTAA
- a CDS encoding ACP phosphodiesterase — protein MNFLAHQYLSGDSEKVKIGNFIGDYIKGNKYKDYHPEVQKGILLHRNIDHFTDRHSMVLQSSNRLKTGYSRYSGVVVDMIYDHFLAKKWNQYHTQPISKFVNKTHEILVKNYLILPQKVKLFLPFLIQSRRLESYSTTEGLQSALKIMSRRTSLPDQTDYAIKTLLDQYDEIESEFDCFMSDLISYVRDEHQITAATPYDWHLNEEIRTTKL, from the coding sequence ATGAATTTTTTAGCACATCAATACCTTTCGGGTGATTCGGAAAAAGTAAAGATTGGGAACTTTATTGGTGATTACATTAAGGGCAATAAATATAAGGATTATCATCCCGAAGTTCAAAAAGGCATTCTCCTGCATCGAAATATTGATCACTTCACTGATCGCCATTCAATGGTTTTGCAAAGCTCAAACAGACTTAAAACTGGATATAGCAGATATTCAGGAGTTGTTGTCGATATGATATACGACCATTTTTTAGCTAAAAAATGGAATCAATATCATACACAGCCTATTTCTAAATTTGTTAATAAAACACATGAAATATTGGTAAAAAATTATTTGATTCTGCCTCAAAAAGTAAAACTGTTTCTCCCTTTTTTGATTCAAAGCCGACGATTGGAAAGTTACTCTACAACAGAAGGCTTACAATCAGCCTTAAAAATCATGTCGCGCAGAACCAGTTTGCCAGATCAAACGGACTATGCAATTAAAACACTTCTCGATCAATACGATGAAATTGAATCTGAATTTGACTGCTTCATGAGCGATCTTATTAGCTATGTCCGTGATGAACATCAAATTACCGCAGCAACTCCATACGATTGGCATCTAAACGAAGAAATACGAACAACAAAATTGTAA
- the mreD gene encoding rod shape-determining protein MreD: MNRIVKNIIRFVVLVFIQVAILNNIQISGFLNPYVYILFILLLPFETPNWLLLVLSFFLGLSVDIFSNTVGMHASASVFMAYLRPYILNYLSVRDGYEQGTTPSVHHYGFGWFFKYCLILVIAHHSFLFFIEVFSFSNLNETITRIILSTFFTLSLLITSQFLLFKK; this comes from the coding sequence ATGAATCGAATCGTAAAAAATATCATAAGATTTGTGGTTCTTGTATTTATTCAGGTTGCCATCTTAAATAACATTCAAATAAGTGGTTTTTTAAATCCTTATGTGTATATCTTATTCATATTATTGCTTCCATTCGAGACCCCAAACTGGCTTTTGTTGGTTTTGTCATTTTTTTTGGGACTGAGTGTAGATATTTTTTCCAATACTGTTGGGATGCATGCATCCGCTAGTGTGTTTATGGCATACTTACGTCCATATATATTAAATTATTTGTCTGTAAGAGACGGTTATGAACAAGGAACGACGCCGTCCGTTCATCATTACGGATTTGGATGGTTTTTTAAGTATTGCTTGATATTGGTTATAGCGCATCATAGTTTTTTGTTTTTTATAGAAGTATTTTCATTTTCCAATCTAAATGAAACCATTACCAGAATCATTCTTAGTACATTCTTTACTTTAAGCTTACTCATTACATCTCAATTCCTGCTGTTTAAAAAATAG
- the mreC gene encoding rod shape-determining protein MreC, with the protein MKNLLHFIVRFHFTIIFVVIEIFCMLLLVSYNNYQKTEFLNSSNALTGSLYEKVSSTTDYLALDKLNEELNKENTRLKNILAESYKMSVDSSVLYNDSLYQQQYLYRTAKVINNSVNKQLNYITLNKGKLNGIQPEMAVVTDHGVVGVVKSVSNNFSTVISLLNSRISISAKIKKNNYFGSLTWDGKDYKTARLYEVPIHVSIQIGDTIVTSGYSSIFPEGILLGTVQEILPSSGGNFHELRIAFSNDFKSLSYVKVIGDLMKNERLELEKEVIE; encoded by the coding sequence ATGAAGAATTTATTACATTTTATCGTAAGATTTCATTTTACGATCATTTTTGTTGTAATTGAAATTTTTTGCATGTTATTGCTGGTTAGCTACAATAACTATCAAAAGACAGAATTCCTGAATTCTAGTAATGCTCTTACTGGAAGTCTTTATGAGAAGGTTTCATCTACGACCGATTATTTGGCTTTGGACAAATTAAACGAAGAATTAAATAAAGAAAATACCCGGTTGAAAAATATCCTGGCAGAATCATACAAGATGTCAGTCGATTCGTCGGTTCTTTATAATGATTCTTTATATCAACAGCAATACCTTTACCGAACTGCCAAAGTCATTAATAATTCTGTGAATAAGCAATTGAATTATATTACTTTGAATAAAGGCAAGCTAAATGGTATTCAGCCAGAGATGGCTGTAGTTACAGATCATGGTGTTGTTGGGGTAGTAAAAAGTGTTTCAAATAATTTTTCAACGGTAATTTCCTTATTAAATAGTAGAATTAGTATTTCGGCCAAAATTAAGAAGAACAATTATTTTGGGTCTCTTACCTGGGACGGAAAAGATTATAAAACAGCCCGTTTGTACGAAGTTCCAATACATGTGTCTATTCAGATAGGAGACACAATTGTAACCAGTGGTTATTCATCAATTTTTCCAGAGGGAATATTGCTGGGTACAGTACAGGAAATTTTGCCAAGCTCAGGAGGTAATTTTCATGAATTGAGAATCGCCTTTTCCAATGATTTTAAAAGTCTGTCATACGTGAAAGTTATTGGTGATTTGATGAAAAATGAACGTTTAGAACTTGAGAAGGAGGTGATTGAATGA
- the mrdA gene encoding penicillin-binding protein 2, with translation MNNFSNRKYIIGGIFILVVLIFIIRLFNLQIIDDTYKLSAENNSQRQVTQYPARGLIYDRNGKLLVYNQAAYDLMLIPRQLDVFDTTDFCQLLGIEKLELIQGIAKAKHYSYRKASIFLKQLSSERYAVLQEKLYKFPGFFVQTRTLRKYPLKSAAHALGYLREVTNQEIKSDPYFKQGDYIGKSGIERTYEKELRGEKGVKIYWVDVFNRIKGSFRDGKFDKKAVSGKNLYTSLDIDLQQYGELLMQNKKGGIVAIEPQTGQILAKVSSPGYDPEMFVGRAMNKNYQMMVQNDSLKPLFDRTMQALYPPGSIFKLVNGLVALQEGVISPSTKFECHSGYHVGNFTMGCHAHSSPLDLRRAIQQSCNAYFANVFRYVLESPKFGSVQDGYTAWRKHVTSFGFGNKLGIDLPNEKTGSIPTNEEYQRKYRKNWRALNAISIAIGQGELEITPIQMANMVAAIANRGYYYIPHIVKAVGENGVLEKEYLERHYTSVDSSNFTAVIDGMEMVVAGGEGSTGTLAAIKDIRVCGKTGTVQNSDEADHSVFVAFAPREDPKIAIVVYVENGVWGSRYAAPISGLMIEKYLKGEISENKKWIEKRMLEADLINQVAAPGRGVIE, from the coding sequence ATGAATAATTTCTCAAACCGAAAATATATTATTGGCGGAATATTCATTCTGGTTGTTCTAATTTTCATTATCCGTTTGTTTAACCTTCAAATAATTGATGACACCTATAAATTATCTGCTGAGAATAACTCTCAAAGACAGGTAACACAATATCCGGCAAGGGGATTGATTTATGATAGAAACGGAAAATTATTGGTATACAATCAGGCCGCTTACGACCTGATGTTAATACCGAGACAATTGGATGTTTTTGATACCACCGATTTTTGTCAGCTGCTAGGAATTGAAAAATTGGAATTAATACAAGGGATTGCTAAGGCAAAGCATTATTCTTATCGAAAGGCATCTATTTTTTTAAAACAGCTGTCGTCTGAAAGATATGCTGTTTTGCAGGAGAAATTGTATAAATTCCCTGGTTTCTTTGTTCAGACCAGAACATTGCGAAAATATCCATTAAAAAGCGCCGCTCATGCATTAGGATATCTTAGAGAAGTAACCAATCAGGAAATCAAGAGTGATCCGTATTTTAAACAAGGAGATTATATAGGGAAAAGTGGAATAGAACGGACCTATGAAAAAGAACTTCGAGGAGAAAAGGGAGTTAAGATTTATTGGGTTGATGTTTTCAATAGAATAAAAGGATCATTTCGGGATGGGAAATTTGATAAAAAAGCTGTCTCGGGTAAGAATTTGTACACAAGTTTAGATATCGATTTGCAGCAATACGGAGAGTTGCTGATGCAAAATAAAAAAGGAGGAATTGTTGCGATTGAGCCTCAAACGGGTCAAATTTTAGCAAAAGTATCCAGTCCGGGATATGATCCGGAAATGTTTGTTGGGCGTGCAATGAATAAGAATTATCAGATGATGGTTCAAAACGATTCATTAAAGCCTTTATTTGACCGAACAATGCAGGCGCTGTATCCACCGGGATCAATTTTTAAATTGGTAAATGGATTGGTGGCTCTTCAGGAAGGAGTAATTAGTCCATCTACAAAATTTGAATGTCACAGCGGTTATCATGTTGGCAATTTTACAATGGGATGTCATGCTCATTCATCTCCTTTGGATTTGCGTCGTGCTATTCAGCAATCCTGCAATGCTTATTTTGCAAATGTATTTCGTTATGTTTTGGAAAGTCCTAAGTTTGGTTCTGTTCAGGATGGGTATACTGCATGGAGAAAACATGTCACTTCTTTTGGTTTTGGCAATAAGCTTGGCATTGATTTGCCAAATGAAAAAACAGGTTCTATTCCTACAAATGAAGAGTATCAGCGTAAGTATCGTAAGAATTGGAGGGCTTTAAATGCAATCTCCATTGCTATTGGTCAAGGTGAATTGGAGATTACACCAATACAAATGGCAAATATGGTAGCTGCAATTGCCAATAGAGGTTACTATTATATTCCTCATATTGTAAAGGCTGTTGGAGAGAATGGGGTTCTGGAAAAAGAGTATTTGGAAAGACATTATACCAGTGTAGACTCTTCCAATTTTACAGCTGTGATTGATGGTATGGAAATGGTGGTTGCTGGAGGAGAGGGAAGTACCGGAACACTGGCGGCGATTAAAGATATTCGTGTGTGCGGTAAAACGGGAACAGTTCAGAATTCGGATGAAGCAGATCATTCTGTTTTTGTGGCATTTGCACCTAGAGAAGATCCTAAGATTGCTATTGTTGTTTATGTTGAAAATGGAGTGTGGGGAAGTAGGTATGCAGCACCAATTTCAGGTTTAATGATTGAGAAATATCTAAAAGGGGAGATTTCGGAAAATAAAAAATGGATAGAAAAGAGGATGCTTGAGGCTGATTTAATTAATCAGGTGGCGGCTCCCGGTAGAGGAGTTATTGAATAA